The following coding sequences are from one Vicugna pacos chromosome 11, VicPac4, whole genome shotgun sequence window:
- the LOC102543819 gene encoding pulmonary surfactant-associated protein A isoform X2 yields the protein MLLCSLAFALILVMASGLECEVKEVCSGSPGIPGTPGSHGLPGRDGRDGIKGDPGPPGPTGPPGGTPGLPGRDGMIGAPGPAGERGEKGAPGERGPPGFPAYLDEEFQSTLHDFRHQILQAMGVLSLQGSMLAVGEKVFSTNGQSVNFDDIRELCARVGGHIAVPRSPEENEAIASIVKKHNTYAYLGLAEGPTPGDFHYLDGAPVNYTKWYPGEPRGRGKEKCVEMYTDGQWNDKNCQQYRLAICEF from the exons ATGCTGCTGTGCTCTTTGGCCTTTGCCCTCATCTTGGTGATGGCTTCTGGCCTCGAGTGCGAGGTGAAGGAGGTCTGTAGCGGGAGCCCGGGCATCCCCGGCACTCCTGGATCCCACGGCCTGCCAGGAAGGGACGGGAGAGACGGTATCAAAGGAGACCCCGGACCTCCAG GCCCCACGGGCCCCCCTGGAGGAACACCAGGCCTCCCCGGGCGTGATGGGATGATTGGAGCCCCTGGCCCTGCTGGAGAGCGTGGAGAGAAGGGAGCGCCTGGTGAGAGGGGCCCCCCAG GGTTTCCAGCTTATCTAGATGAGGAATTCCAAAGCACTCTCCATGACTTCAGACATCAAATCCTGCAGGCAATGGGCG TCCTCAGTTTGCAGGGGTCCATGCTGGCAGTGGGAGAGAAAGTCTTTTCCACCAATGGGCAGTCGGTCAACTTTGATGACATTAGAGAGCTGTGTGCCAGAGTAGGTGGGCACATTGCTGTCCCGAGGAGTCCAGAGGAGAATGAGGCCATCGCAAGCATCGTGAAGAAGCACAACACTTATGCTTACCTGGGCCTGGCTGAGGGCCCCACCCCAGGAGACTTCCACTACCTGGATGGAGCCCCCGTGAATTACACTAAATGGTACCCAGGGGAGCCCAGGGGGCGGGGCAAAGAGAAGTGTGTGGAGATGTACACAGATGGACAGTGGAATGACAAGAACTGCCAGCAGTACCGACTGGCCATCTGCGAGTTTTGA